In Cicer arietinum cultivar CDC Frontier isolate Library 1 chromosome 7, Cicar.CDCFrontier_v2.0, whole genome shotgun sequence, a single window of DNA contains:
- the LOC101503012 gene encoding inositol transporter 1-like, whose translation MVVGMPITMQAGSSGYLEMHPDRKISMFQNPYILGTTFAAGIGGLLFGYDTGVISGALLYIKEDFEMVRISSFIQELIVGMALLGAIFGAAMGGVINDAWGRKTATIIADINFIVGSLIMAAAPNPYVIIAGRLLVGLGVGMASVTAPVYIAEASPTEIRGGLVSANTLMVTGGQFLSFVVNYGLTRVPGTWRWMLALAGTPAVVQLLLMSFLPESPRWLYMKNRKEEATLVLSKIYSSPRLEDEIQILEDNLEKESKRQVKVQYTDVFKFKEIRLAFICGAGLQAFQQFAGISIVMYYSPTIIQMAGFKSNQAALFLSLFVSGMNAAGTVLGIYLVDHLGRKKLALASLSGVVGALTLLSAACYIIGQGNTNHLFGWLAVFGLALYIA comes from the exons ATGGTGGTGGGAATGCCAATTACCATGCAAGCAGGAAGCTCCGGTTACCTCGAGATGCATCCTGATCGCAAAATTTCCATGTTCCAAAACCCTTACATTCTTGGAACCACATTTGCCGCCGGAATTGGTGGTCTTCTATTTGGCTACGATACAG GTGTGATATCTGGTGCACTTTTGTATATAAAAGAGGATTTTGAGATGGTGAGGATTAGTAGCTTTATTCAAGAGTTAATTGTTGGGATGGCGTTGTTGGGGGCAATATTCGGTGCTGCCATGGGGGGTGTGATTAACGATGCTTGGGGGCGTAAAACAGCAACTATTATTGCAGACATAAACTTCATAGTTGGATCACTTATAATGGCAGCAGCCCCAAATCCATATGTAATAATAGCGGGTCGGTTACTTGTTGGTTTGGGTGTGGGTATGGCATCTGTTACTGCACCTGTTTATATAGCTGAAGCATCTCCAACTGAAATTAGAGGTGGATTAGTTAGTGCTAATACACTTATGGTTACTGGTGGACagtttctttcttttgttgtcAATTATGGTTTGACAAGAGTTCCTGGGACATGGCGATGGATGCTTGCTCTTGCTGGTACCCCTGCTGTTGTTCAACTTCTTCTCATGTCTTTTCTCCCTGAATCCCCTAGATGGCTTTACATGAAGAATAGGAAAGAAGAAGCCACTCTTGTACTTTCTAAGATATACTCATCGCCTAGATTGGAAGACGAGATCCAAATTTTGGAAGATAACTTGGAGAAAGAAAGCAAGAGACAAGTGAAAGTTCAATACACTGATGTTTTCAAGTTTAAAGAAATCAGACTGGCATTCATTTGTGGTGCTGGACTTCAAGCATTTCAACAGTTTGCTGGTATCAGCATTGTGATGTATTACAGTCCTACAATCATTCAGATGGCTGGATTCAAATCCAATCAAGCGGCTCTCTTTCTTTCACTTTTTGTCTCTGGTATGAATGCTGCAGGAACGGTTCTTGGTATTTACCTTGTCGATCATTTGGGGAGGAAAAAGCTTGCTCTTGCTAGTTTATCAGGTGTCGTTGGAGCATTGACACTTCTGTCTGCAGCATGTTATATTATTGGACAGGGTAACACAAATCACTTGTTTGGTTGGCTTGCTGTTTTCGGATTGGCCTTGTATATTGCTTAA